The Iamia majanohamensis genome window below encodes:
- a CDS encoding lysylphosphatidylglycerol synthase transmembrane domain-containing protein translates to MSAATDAPAGVPPGPAVPAELGPSDPLALGDAPWERHPADAARLVAAVLGLAAAVGLFWAAPGAVAGVSRDLVRLAARLPDVVQDGLVGLVQVVAAVAPVVLVVDLLRRRLLPLLGALVAAGGAAALAATLLQGWLDTTAPVVVDEGLGPVSWLTGSAFPSPAYLAGLAAVTTVLVPSLPRAWRRAAWLALLLLAVLRILTAVAVPLQVGTTLLIGVTVGSAVLVATGAPRRRTRRVDVAVALAGVGHPVRSVGDGDLSRDAVVLADGTAGTVRVVDRDDRDADLLFRALRVLRRRGVEGDRPTWSPTRVAHHEALVTLLAARAGVPVPDVVDVATTDSGAGVLLTRADASVPLADLDLDEVTDDLLREVWDAVVALHRERIAHGRLHAGHVRVRPAGDGPRVVLADLSRATTGADDARLVLDVAELLTSLAIRVGPERAVATAGAVDPVRLGATLPLLQPLALSATTRRAVKAAGRDDGPDVLAALREQVQAATDVEAYELAGLERISVGRAVSLVGTAVLLYVFLAFASNWSAIAEALGEADWTLLPLVLAMAAVVYPTGALSLMGAVTTRLPLGQTTEVMLGQAFLNRFTPANAGGMALRARYLQRNGVELDVAAASIGITSAASGVVQVVLVVGFLLWSGQSGGLGVELPDVNVVAIALLALLAVGGIVWFTPLRRRLFDSRIAVSATRVFHEIRDLAKDPTKLALLFGGATLGKLATIVAFVASARAFGVDLSFAELGALYLTANTVASAAPTPGGVGAVEAALVAVLTGAGVPSAEALSITLVFRLATFWMPVPPSYLALQHLRRADVV, encoded by the coding sequence GTGAGCGCGGCCACCGACGCGCCCGCCGGCGTCCCGCCCGGCCCCGCGGTCCCGGCCGAGCTGGGCCCGTCGGACCCGCTGGCCCTGGGCGACGCGCCCTGGGAGCGCCACCCGGCCGACGCCGCCCGCCTGGTGGCCGCGGTGCTGGGCCTGGCCGCGGCCGTCGGGCTGTTCTGGGCCGCCCCCGGCGCGGTCGCCGGGGTGTCGCGCGACCTCGTCCGCCTGGCGGCCCGCCTGCCCGACGTGGTCCAGGACGGGCTGGTCGGCCTGGTGCAGGTCGTGGCCGCGGTGGCCCCGGTGGTCCTGGTGGTCGACCTGCTGCGTCGTCGCCTCCTCCCGCTCCTCGGTGCCCTCGTCGCGGCCGGCGGCGCCGCCGCCCTGGCTGCGACCCTGCTGCAGGGCTGGCTCGACACCACCGCCCCCGTCGTGGTCGACGAGGGCCTGGGCCCCGTCTCCTGGCTGACCGGGTCGGCCTTCCCGTCGCCGGCCTACCTGGCCGGGCTGGCCGCGGTCACCACCGTCCTCGTCCCGTCGCTGCCCCGGGCGTGGCGGCGCGCCGCCTGGCTGGCCCTGCTCCTGCTCGCCGTGCTGCGCATCCTCACCGCGGTGGCGGTGCCCCTCCAGGTGGGCACGACGCTGCTGATCGGGGTCACGGTCGGCTCCGCGGTGCTCGTCGCCACCGGTGCCCCCCGGCGGCGCACCCGCCGGGTCGACGTGGCCGTGGCCCTGGCCGGGGTGGGCCACCCCGTGCGGTCCGTCGGCGACGGCGACCTGTCCCGGGACGCGGTGGTCCTGGCCGACGGCACCGCGGGCACGGTGCGCGTGGTCGACAGGGACGACCGCGACGCCGACCTGCTCTTCCGGGCCCTGCGGGTGCTGCGGCGGCGCGGCGTCGAGGGCGATCGGCCGACCTGGTCACCGACGCGCGTCGCCCACCACGAGGCGCTGGTGACCTTGCTGGCGGCCCGGGCCGGCGTGCCGGTGCCGGACGTGGTCGACGTGGCCACCACCGACTCCGGCGCGGGCGTGCTGCTCACCCGGGCCGACGCCTCGGTCCCGCTCGCCGACCTCGACCTCGACGAGGTGACCGACGACCTGCTCCGCGAGGTGTGGGACGCCGTGGTCGCCCTGCACCGGGAGCGGATCGCCCACGGACGCCTCCACGCCGGCCACGTCCGCGTCCGCCCGGCCGGGGACGGCCCCCGGGTCGTGCTGGCCGATCTCAGCCGGGCCACGACCGGCGCCGACGACGCCCGCCTGGTGCTCGACGTGGCCGAGCTGCTCACCTCGTTGGCGATCCGGGTGGGCCCGGAGCGGGCGGTGGCCACCGCCGGGGCCGTCGACCCGGTGCGGCTGGGCGCCACCCTCCCGCTGCTCCAGCCCCTGGCCCTGTCGGCCACCACGCGGCGGGCGGTGAAGGCGGCCGGGCGCGACGACGGGCCCGACGTGCTGGCCGCGCTGCGGGAGCAGGTGCAGGCGGCCACCGACGTGGAGGCCTACGAGCTGGCCGGCCTCGAGCGCATCAGCGTGGGCCGGGCGGTGAGCCTGGTGGGCACCGCGGTCCTGCTGTACGTCTTCCTCGCCTTCGCCTCCAACTGGTCGGCCATCGCCGAGGCGCTGGGCGAGGCCGACTGGACCCTGCTGCCCCTCGTCCTCGCCATGGCGGCGGTCGTGTACCCGACCGGGGCCCTGTCGCTCATGGGCGCCGTCACCACCCGCCTGCCCCTCGGGCAGACCACCGAGGTGATGCTGGGCCAGGCCTTCCTCAACCGCTTCACCCCGGCCAACGCCGGCGGGATGGCCCTGCGGGCCCGCTACCTGCAGCGCAACGGCGTCGAGCTCGACGTGGCCGCCGCCAGCATCGGGATCACCAGTGCCGCCAGCGGGGTCGTGCAGGTCGTGCTGGTGGTGGGGTTCCTCCTGTGGTCGGGCCAGAGCGGGGGCCTCGGCGTCGAGCTGCCCGACGTGAACGTGGTGGCCATCGCCCTGCTCGCCCTCCTCGCGGTGGGGGGCATCGTCTGGTTCACCCCGCTGCGCCGTCGCCTGTTCGACAGCCGCATCGCGGTGTCCGCCACCCGGGTGTTCCACGAGATCCGCGACCTGGCCAAGGACCCGACCAAGCTGGCCCTCCTCTTCGGCGGCGCCACCCTCGGGAAGCTGGCCACCATCGTCGCCTTCGTGGCCAGCGCCCGGGCCTTCGGGGTCGACCTCTCCTTCGCCGAGCTGGGCGCCCTCTACCTGACGGCCAACACGGTGGCCTCGGCCGCGCCCACGCCGGGCGGCGTCGGGGCCGTGGAGGCGGCCCTGGTGGCGGTGCTCACCGGGGCCGGGGTCCCGTCGGCCGAGGCCCTGTCGATCACCCTGGTGTTCCGGCTGGCCACCTTCTGGATGCCGGTGCCCCCGTCGTACCTGGCCCTCCAGCACCTCCGCCGCGCCGACGTCGTGTAG
- a CDS encoding DEAD/DEAH box helicase — MTPAGLSGPLPPAGDPEAVIDAVVAWVEGRGMALYPAQEEALLEVVGGAHLILSTPTGSGKSLVAAAAHLAALAEGRRTFYTAPIKALVSEKFFELSATFGRDRVGMLTGDAAVNADAPLICCTAEVLANMALRWGRHAPVDQVVMDEFHYIADPDRGWAWQVPLLELVDAQHVLMSATLGDTTRYEEDLEARTGRPVAVVRSGTRPVPLVHEFRVDPLTEVLQELLETGGAPVYVVHFTQAGAAERAQALTSLKLCTREEKDAIAEAIGDFRFSAGFGRTLAKFVRHGVGVHHAGMLPRYRRLVERLAQAGLLKVICGTDTLGVGINVPIRTVLLTSLSKYDGTSTRLLSAREFHQIGGRAGRAGFDTQGTVVVMAPEHAIENAKAEAKAAARTEKDGKRRKVTKKKPPEGTVSWGRPTFDRLVAADPEPLTSSLAVTHSMLINVLDRPGDGRAALRHLIRTSYEPEALQDAHLARAAEIERALLDGGVIEELDEPDEQGRTVRVTVELQPSFALDQPLSPFAVAALDLLDPESPTHALDVVSVVEAVLDDPRPVLQAQARAARGEAIGRMKAEGLDYDQRMAELEEVTHPRPLADLLEPMFEVYRGNHPWVADTPLSPKSVVREMYERAMGFGDLIRHHQLARVEGIVLRYLSSAYRALVRTVPEDAKTEELVDITEWLGELVRQTDSSLLDEWEALRHPDEVATDGGREPVDVPPPPFTANRRAFTVAVRNALFRRVELLAAQRWTALGDLDGDDGWTPERWHEAMGPYLAEHGTVGIDADARSAALLLVDEHPDRWEVQQVLADPEGDHDWRIHATVDLAASDAEGEVVVRVGDVAPL; from the coding sequence GTGACCCCTGCCGGCCTGTCCGGGCCCCTGCCGCCGGCCGGCGACCCCGAGGCCGTGATCGACGCGGTGGTGGCCTGGGTCGAGGGCCGGGGGATGGCGCTGTACCCGGCCCAGGAGGAGGCCCTGCTCGAGGTGGTCGGCGGGGCCCACCTGATCCTCTCGACGCCCACCGGGTCGGGCAAGAGCCTGGTGGCCGCGGCGGCCCACCTCGCCGCCCTGGCCGAGGGCCGTCGCACCTTCTACACCGCGCCGATCAAGGCCCTGGTGTCGGAGAAGTTCTTCGAGCTGTCGGCCACCTTCGGCCGCGACCGGGTCGGGATGCTCACCGGGGACGCCGCCGTCAACGCCGACGCCCCCCTCATCTGCTGCACGGCCGAGGTGCTCGCCAACATGGCCCTGCGGTGGGGTCGCCACGCCCCCGTGGACCAGGTGGTGATGGACGAGTTCCACTACATCGCCGACCCCGACCGGGGGTGGGCCTGGCAGGTCCCCCTGCTCGAGCTGGTCGACGCCCAGCACGTGCTGATGTCGGCCACCCTCGGCGACACCACCCGCTACGAGGAGGACCTCGAGGCGCGCACGGGGCGGCCGGTGGCCGTGGTCCGCTCGGGCACCCGCCCGGTCCCCCTGGTCCACGAGTTCCGGGTCGACCCCCTCACCGAGGTGCTCCAGGAGCTGCTCGAGACCGGCGGGGCCCCGGTGTACGTGGTCCACTTCACCCAGGCCGGGGCGGCGGAGCGGGCCCAGGCCCTCACCAGCCTCAAGCTCTGCACCCGGGAGGAGAAGGACGCCATCGCCGAGGCCATCGGCGACTTCCGCTTCAGCGCCGGCTTCGGCCGCACCCTGGCCAAGTTCGTCCGCCACGGCGTCGGGGTCCACCACGCGGGGATGCTCCCCCGCTACCGGCGACTGGTGGAGCGCCTGGCCCAGGCGGGCCTGCTCAAGGTCATCTGCGGCACCGACACGCTGGGGGTCGGCATCAACGTGCCCATCCGCACCGTGCTGCTCACGTCCCTGTCGAAGTACGACGGCACCTCCACCCGCCTCCTCTCGGCGCGCGAGTTCCACCAGATCGGGGGCCGGGCCGGGCGGGCCGGGTTCGACACCCAGGGGACCGTCGTGGTCATGGCCCCCGAGCACGCCATCGAGAACGCCAAGGCCGAGGCCAAGGCCGCGGCCCGGACCGAGAAGGACGGCAAGAGGCGCAAGGTCACCAAGAAGAAGCCGCCGGAGGGCACCGTCTCCTGGGGCCGCCCCACCTTCGACCGCCTGGTCGCGGCCGACCCCGAGCCGCTGACCTCCAGCCTGGCCGTGACCCACTCCATGCTCATCAACGTGCTCGACCGCCCGGGTGACGGCCGCGCCGCCCTGCGCCACCTCATCCGGACCAGCTACGAGCCCGAGGCGCTCCAGGACGCCCACCTGGCCCGGGCGGCCGAGATCGAGCGGGCCCTCCTCGACGGAGGGGTCATCGAGGAGCTGGACGAGCCCGACGAGCAGGGCCGCACCGTCCGGGTCACCGTCGAGCTCCAGCCCAGCTTCGCCCTGGACCAGCCGCTGTCGCCGTTCGCCGTCGCCGCCCTCGACCTGCTCGACCCCGAGAGCCCGACCCACGCCCTCGACGTGGTCTCGGTGGTCGAGGCCGTGCTCGACGATCCCCGCCCGGTGCTCCAGGCCCAGGCCCGGGCGGCCCGGGGCGAGGCCATCGGGCGCATGAAGGCCGAGGGCCTCGACTACGACCAGCGCATGGCCGAGCTGGAGGAGGTCACCCACCCCCGACCGCTGGCCGACCTGCTCGAGCCCATGTTCGAGGTCTACCGGGGGAACCACCCGTGGGTGGCGGACACGCCCCTGTCGCCCAAGTCGGTGGTGCGGGAGATGTACGAGCGGGCCATGGGCTTCGGCGACCTGATCCGCCACCACCAGCTGGCCCGGGTCGAGGGGATCGTGCTGCGGTACCTGAGCAGCGCCTACCGGGCCCTGGTCCGGACCGTGCCCGAGGACGCCAAGACCGAGGAGCTGGTCGACATCACCGAGTGGCTGGGGGAGCTGGTCCGCCAGACCGACTCGAGCCTGCTCGACGAGTGGGAGGCGCTGCGCCACCCCGACGAGGTCGCCACCGACGGCGGGCGGGAGCCGGTGGACGTGCCGCCGCCCCCGTTCACGGCCAACCGGCGGGCCTTCACCGTGGCGGTGCGCAACGCGCTGTTCCGCCGGGTCGAGCTGCTCGCCGCGCAGCGCTGGACGGCGCTGGGCGACCTCGACGGCGACGACGGGTGGACCCCCGAGCGCTGGCACGAGGCCATGGGGCCCTACCTGGCCGAGCACGGCACGGTCGGCATCGACGCCGACGCCCGGTCGGCGGCGCTGCTGCTGGTCGACGAGCACCCCGACCGCTGGGAGGTGCAGCAGGTCCTCGCCGACCCGGAGGGGGACCACGACTGGCGAATCCACGCCACCGTCGACCTGGCCGCCTCGGACGCGGAGGGCGAGGTCGTGGTCCGGGTGGGCGACGTCGCCCCGCTCTGA
- a CDS encoding PH domain-containing protein: MAPRTYRNLPLVVGCGVAGAAFAVLFLLLVLADRGASPRGGSATELYLIALVLAAVLLRATRLRVRVDDEGVTACTLVRTHRIPWSDLVGAVADRRGLVLLRAEAPPVLVQSLGQTALARWLRPGTQGTDVAAALDAEVARRA, translated from the coding sequence GTGGCCCCCCGCACCTACCGGAACCTCCCCCTCGTGGTGGGCTGCGGCGTGGCCGGGGCCGCCTTCGCCGTGCTGTTCCTCCTGCTCGTGCTGGCGGACCGCGGCGCCTCGCCGCGGGGCGGATCGGCGACCGAGCTCTACCTCATCGCCCTCGTCCTGGCGGCCGTCCTGCTGCGGGCCACCCGGCTCCGGGTGCGGGTCGACGACGAGGGCGTCACCGCCTGCACCCTGGTCCGCACGCACCGCATCCCGTGGAGCGACCTGGTCGGCGCGGTGGCCGACCGCCGCGGCCTGGTGCTCCTCCGGGCCGAGGCGCCCCCGGTGCTGGTGCAGAGCCTGGGCCAGACCGCCCTGGCCCGGTGGCTGCGGCCCGGGACCCAGGGCACCGACGTGGCCGCGGCCCTCGACGCCGAGGTGGCCCGCCGGGCCTGA
- the manA gene encoding mannose-6-phosphate isomerase, class I, translated as MLALANPVQDYAWGAVDGLARLVGTPPTDGPEAELWVGAHPAAPSTTAGDRPLDQVVDEDPEGLLGPTVVARHGARLPYLLKVLAIGAPLSIQLHPSARQAEDGFAREEAAGLARDDPRRSYRDPRAKPEVLVALVPTWVMAGFRSGADAARALGPLTDHPAVARLRDRVADEPDARSALVHLLAAPDEERAALATAAAAADPADGPEMRWVAALAEAYPGDPTALGPALLALRRLEVGEGLFLPAGVPHMYLQGAGVELMGASDNVVRGGLTPKHVDRDELVRLLAPPGTGPVALPGEPGPDGATTTYAPGAPELALHRTALGPDPVALPALPGGPALVLVLGGTAALEVGEQVVELGRGRAALVAAGERSAARISGAGTAWWATVGPEPAG; from the coding sequence GTGCTCGCCCTCGCCAACCCCGTGCAGGACTACGCCTGGGGCGCGGTCGACGGGCTGGCCCGCCTGGTCGGCACGCCCCCCACCGACGGCCCCGAGGCCGAGCTCTGGGTGGGGGCCCACCCGGCGGCGCCCTCGACGACCGCCGGCGACCGCCCCCTCGACCAGGTGGTCGACGAGGACCCCGAGGGCCTCCTCGGGCCCACCGTCGTCGCCCGCCACGGGGCCCGGCTGCCCTACCTGCTCAAGGTGCTGGCCATCGGGGCGCCGCTCAGCATCCAGCTCCACCCGTCGGCCCGCCAGGCCGAGGACGGCTTCGCCCGGGAGGAGGCCGCGGGCCTGGCCCGCGACGACCCCCGACGCTCGTACCGCGACCCCCGGGCCAAGCCCGAGGTCCTCGTGGCCCTCGTGCCCACCTGGGTGATGGCCGGGTTCCGGTCCGGGGCCGACGCCGCCCGCGCCCTGGGCCCGCTGACCGACCACCCCGCCGTCGCCCGCCTGCGCGACCGGGTCGCCGACGAGCCCGACGCCCGGTCCGCACTGGTGCACCTCCTCGCCGCACCCGACGAGGAGCGGGCGGCGCTGGCCACGGCGGCCGCCGCGGCCGACCCCGCAGACGGCCCCGAGATGCGGTGGGTGGCGGCGCTGGCCGAGGCCTACCCGGGTGACCCCACGGCCCTCGGTCCCGCCCTGCTGGCGCTGCGGCGCCTGGAGGTGGGGGAGGGGCTGTTCCTGCCCGCCGGGGTGCCCCACATGTACCTGCAGGGCGCGGGGGTCGAGCTCATGGGCGCCTCCGACAACGTCGTGCGGGGCGGGCTCACCCCGAAGCACGTCGACCGCGACGAGCTGGTGCGCCTCCTCGCCCCGCCCGGGACCGGCCCGGTGGCCCTCCCCGGCGAGCCCGGGCCCGACGGCGCCACCACCACCTACGCCCCCGGGGCGCCCGAGCTGGCCCTCCACCGCACCGCCCTGGGCCCCGACCCGGTGGCGCTGCCCGCCCTGCCCGGCGGCCCCGCCCTCGTCCTCGTCCTCGGCGGGACGGCGGCCCTGGAGGTGGGGGAGCAGGTCGTCGAGCTGGGCCGGGGCCGGGCCGCCCTGGTCGCCGCCGGGGAGAGGAGCGCGGCGCGGATCTCGGGCGCGGGCACGGCGTGGTGGGCCACCGTCGGCCCCGAGCCGGCCGGGTGA
- a CDS encoding DNA-3-methyladenine glycosylase, with the protein MARRRRLPRAFYRRDPRVVAPELLGRLVVHGDRVGRIVEVEAYAGADDPGSHAHRGPTPRTEVMFGPPGRLYVYFSYGMHWCANVVCHEPGVAGAVLLRAVAPVSGVEAMRAARPRARRDRDLTSGPARLTQALGIDGSFGGADLVTADRGVHLADDGVGPEVAPAASTRIGLSRGEDLPWRWYVPGDPHVSGRPR; encoded by the coding sequence GTGGCGCGCCGTCGGCGCCTGCCGCGCGCCTTCTACCGCCGCGACCCGCGCGTCGTGGCCCCCGAGCTGCTCGGGCGCCTGGTGGTCCACGGCGACCGGGTCGGGCGCATCGTGGAGGTGGAGGCCTACGCCGGCGCCGACGACCCCGGCAGCCACGCCCACCGGGGCCCAACGCCCCGCACCGAGGTCATGTTCGGCCCCCCGGGGCGGCTCTACGTGTACTTCAGCTACGGCATGCACTGGTGCGCCAACGTCGTCTGCCACGAGCCCGGCGTCGCCGGGGCCGTGCTCCTCCGGGCCGTGGCCCCGGTGAGCGGGGTGGAGGCCATGCGGGCGGCGCGGCCCCGTGCCCGGCGGGACCGGGACCTCACCTCCGGCCCGGCGCGGCTGACCCAGGCCCTCGGGATCGACGGCAGCTTCGGCGGGGCCGACCTGGTGACCGCGGACAGGGGCGTCCACCTGGCCGACGACGGGGTCGGTCCCGAGGTGGCCCCCGCCGCCAGCACCCGCATCGGGCTGTCCCGGGGCGAGGACCTGCCCTGGCGGTGGTACGTCCCCGGCGACCCCCACGTCTCGGGGCGGCCCCGGTGA
- a CDS encoding NUDIX hydrolase, with protein MSGPEEGWEVLAPDDPRAAHRPGDRDLAAALVAGAALPAALEPVRTRVLALCRGGADPLARDTLPDHLTASAVVVAPDRGVLLLHHRKLGRWFQPGGHVDGDGNLLAAAVREAVEETGLDDLAPVLPAVDLDVHDVAYPDGSFHVHHDLRFLLLAPSGAEAAHNEESTGARWVRAEADLDALDADASTRRLVVRGLAVAAALGP; from the coding sequence GTGAGCGGGCCGGAGGAGGGGTGGGAGGTGCTGGCGCCCGACGACCCCCGCGCCGCCCACCGCCCCGGCGACCGGGACCTGGCCGCCGCCCTGGTGGCCGGCGCGGCCCTGCCCGCCGCCCTGGAGCCGGTCCGCACCCGGGTGCTGGCGCTGTGCCGGGGCGGGGCCGACCCGCTGGCGCGCGACACCCTGCCCGACCACCTCACGGCCTCGGCCGTGGTGGTCGCCCCGGACCGGGGGGTGCTGCTGCTGCACCACCGCAAGCTGGGCCGCTGGTTCCAGCCCGGCGGCCACGTCGACGGCGACGGCAACCTGCTCGCCGCCGCCGTCCGGGAGGCGGTCGAGGAGACGGGGCTGGACGACCTCGCCCCCGTGCTGCCCGCGGTCGACCTCGACGTGCACGACGTGGCCTACCCCGACGGGTCCTTCCACGTGCACCACGACCTGCGGTTCCTGCTCCTGGCCCCGTCGGGGGCGGAGGCGGCGCACAACGAGGAGTCCACCGGTGCCCGCTGGGTGCGGGCCGAGGCCGACCTCGACGCGCTCGACGCCGACGCCAGCACCCGCCGGCTGGTGGTGCGGGGCCTGGCCGTGGCCGCCGCCCTCGGGCCCTGA
- the tyrS gene encoding tyrosine--tRNA ligase: MTTDVLADLEARGLVQITTDRDALAARLAEGPLTAYLGLDPTADSLHIGNLIGLLVLRRLADAGHRVIGLAGGATGLIGDPSGRSDERNLLDDATLAANAAAISAQIRRVVDPDGSRGATFVDNRDWTEDLTVIDFLRDVGRHVTVNQMVARESVRARLDSEHGLSFTEFSYMLLQARDYLHLHQAQGCELQVGGSDQWGNIVSGVDLVRRVTGHHVHALCWPLLTGADGAKLGKSTGGRVWLDAGRTSPYQLFQHFMQVDDADLERHLLWFTLLPGDEVADLLARHRADPGARPAHRRLAREVTALVHGADAARTAEEATAVLFGGDPATASEAALEVVAREVPVADVDDIAAGPPVSALLVASGLVRSTSEARRALDQGGVYVNGARQEGDRPLTADDLLHGARAVLRRGKRAYAVAQVGRAGPV, translated from the coding sequence GTGACGACCGACGTGCTCGCCGACCTCGAGGCCCGGGGCCTCGTCCAGATCACCACCGACCGCGACGCGCTCGCGGCCCGGCTGGCCGAGGGTCCCCTCACCGCCTACCTGGGGCTCGACCCCACCGCCGACAGCCTGCACATCGGCAACCTCATCGGCCTGCTCGTCCTCCGGCGCCTGGCCGACGCCGGCCACCGGGTGATCGGGCTGGCCGGGGGGGCCACCGGGCTCATCGGCGACCCCTCGGGCCGCTCGGACGAGCGCAACCTCCTCGACGACGCCACCCTGGCCGCCAACGCCGCAGCCATCTCGGCCCAGATCCGGCGGGTCGTCGACCCCGACGGGTCCCGGGGCGCGACCTTCGTCGACAACCGCGACTGGACCGAGGACCTCACCGTCATCGACTTCCTCCGGGACGTGGGCCGTCACGTGACCGTGAACCAGATGGTGGCCCGCGAGTCCGTGCGGGCCCGGCTCGACAGCGAGCACGGGCTGTCGTTCACCGAGTTCTCCTACATGCTCCTCCAGGCCCGGGACTACCTCCACCTCCACCAGGCGCAGGGCTGCGAGCTCCAGGTCGGAGGCAGCGACCAGTGGGGCAACATCGTCTCGGGCGTGGACCTGGTGCGGCGGGTCACCGGCCACCACGTCCACGCCCTGTGCTGGCCCCTGCTGACCGGCGCCGACGGCGCCAAGCTGGGCAAGAGCACCGGGGGGCGGGTCTGGCTCGACGCCGGGCGCACCAGCCCCTACCAGCTCTTCCAGCACTTCATGCAGGTCGACGACGCCGACCTCGAGCGCCACCTGCTCTGGTTCACGCTCCTGCCCGGCGACGAGGTGGCCGACCTGCTGGCCCGCCACCGGGCCGACCCCGGGGCCCGGCCCGCGCACCGCCGCCTGGCCCGCGAGGTCACCGCCCTGGTGCACGGTGCCGACGCGGCCCGCACCGCGGAGGAGGCGACCGCCGTCCTCTTCGGCGGCGACCCGGCCACGGCGTCGGAGGCCGCCCTCGAGGTCGTGGCCCGGGAGGTGCCCGTGGCCGACGTGGACGACATCGCGGCCGGGCCCCCGGTGTCGGCCCTGCTGGTGGCCTCGGGCCTGGTCCGGTCGACGAGCGAGGCCCGCCGGGCCCTCGACCAGGGCGGGGTGTACGTCAACGGCGCCCGCCAGGAGGGCGACCGGCCCCTCACCGCGGACGACCTGCTGCACGGCGCGCGGGCCGTGCTGCGCCGGGGCAAGCGGGCCTACGCCGTGGCCCAGGTGGGCCGCGCCGGCCCGGTGTGA
- a CDS encoding tetratricopeptide repeat protein encodes MRDDAPPAPPPRARRRERSAPIDTELVEGELRRALGPARASRAAGRVADAAHAFANERLDDARRTLAPIAKEAPGASVVRELLGLTLYQQGRWRPAAKELEAFRDLTGSVDQNPVLADCYRAVGRHADAEALWDELRSASPSAELVAEGRIVAAGSLADRGRIDDAIRLLESAPRGKKAREHHLRTAYALADLRERAGDVSRARELFGWIVGVEPGFADAHERLGSLS; translated from the coding sequence GTGCGCGACGACGCTCCCCCCGCCCCGCCCCCGCGCGCCCGCCGGCGGGAGCGCAGCGCCCCGATCGACACCGAGCTGGTCGAGGGCGAGCTGCGCCGGGCGCTGGGCCCGGCCCGGGCCTCGCGCGCCGCGGGCCGGGTGGCCGACGCAGCCCACGCCTTCGCCAACGAGCGGCTCGACGACGCCCGTCGCACCCTGGCCCCGATCGCCAAGGAGGCGCCCGGCGCCTCGGTGGTCCGCGAGCTGCTCGGCCTCACCCTCTACCAGCAGGGGCGCTGGCGACCGGCGGCCAAGGAGCTGGAGGCCTTCCGGGACCTGACCGGGTCGGTCGACCAGAACCCGGTGCTGGCCGACTGCTACCGGGCGGTGGGCCGCCACGCCGACGCCGAGGCGCTGTGGGACGAGCTGCGGTCGGCCTCGCCGAGCGCGGAGCTGGTGGCCGAGGGGCGGATCGTGGCCGCCGGCTCGCTGGCCGACCGGGGTCGGATCGACGATGCCATCCGCCTGCTCGAGTCGGCCCCCCGGGGCAAGAAGGCGCGCGAGCACCACCTGCGGACCGCCTACGCCCTGGCCGACCTGCGGGAGCGGGCCGGTGACGTGAGCCGGGCCCGGGAGCTCTTCGGGTGGATCGTGGGGGTGGAGCCGGGCTTCGCCGACGCCCACGAGCGCCTCGGCAGCCTCAGCTGA
- a CDS encoding single-stranded DNA-binding protein: MNVVLLRGTLSRPPTARDLPSGDQLVALEVTTRPPEGRAESVPVAWVGAPARVLRYQAGDEVVVTGRIRRRFFRAGGATASRTEVVADAVWPAGQRARSARAVARALEGVDAPAPSA; this comes from the coding sequence GTGAACGTCGTGCTCCTGCGCGGGACCCTGTCCCGTCCCCCCACCGCCCGTGACCTGCCCTCGGGCGACCAGCTGGTCGCCCTCGAGGTCACCACCCGGCCGCCCGAGGGTCGGGCTGAGTCCGTCCCCGTCGCCTGGGTCGGCGCGCCCGCCCGCGTGCTCCGGTACCAGGCGGGCGACGAGGTCGTCGTCACCGGTCGCATCCGCCGCCGGTTCTTCCGGGCCGGGGGCGCCACCGCCAGCCGCACCGAGGTGGTGGCCGACGCGGTGTGGCCGGCCGGCCAGCGGGCCCGCTCGGCCCGGGCCGTGGCCCGCGCCCTGGAGGGCGTCGACGCCCCCGCGCCCTCGGCCTGA